A part of Paraliobacillus zengyii genomic DNA contains:
- a CDS encoding energy-coupling factor ABC transporter ATP-binding protein, with the protein MNKKSIEFRNVSFRYGDEGAWVLKNVSFKIPADEWVAIIGHNGSGKSTIAKLMNGLLFPNEGQIIVHGIPVTEESIWDVRKSVGMVFQNPDNQFVGTTVRDDVAFGLENRGFERQKMISQIDNSLNAVGMIDYMLHEPHRLSGGQKQRVAIASVLAISPEVIILDEATAMLDPKGRKEIMNTINEVKNQQQLSLITITHDLNEITQADRVIVMNEGEVWLEATPREVFEKEDALKAIGLDIPLVAKVANELEKIDVLLEKQPLNLEELLEELWIYHSKQ; encoded by the coding sequence ATGAATAAGAAGAGTATTGAATTTAGAAATGTCTCTTTTCGTTATGGAGACGAGGGTGCCTGGGTTTTAAAGAATGTTAGCTTTAAAATACCGGCAGATGAGTGGGTAGCCATTATTGGTCACAACGGTTCTGGGAAATCTACAATTGCTAAGCTGATGAATGGTTTATTATTTCCTAATGAAGGTCAAATTATTGTTCATGGTATTCCAGTAACAGAAGAATCAATTTGGGATGTACGTAAAAGTGTAGGAATGGTTTTCCAAAATCCAGATAACCAGTTTGTTGGCACTACAGTTAGAGATGATGTTGCATTTGGTTTGGAAAATAGAGGTTTTGAACGTCAAAAAATGATAAGTCAAATAGACAATAGTTTAAATGCAGTAGGAATGATAGATTATATGCTGCATGAACCGCACCGTCTGTCGGGAGGACAAAAGCAACGTGTTGCGATTGCAAGTGTACTTGCAATATCTCCAGAAGTGATTATTCTAGATGAAGCAACGGCTATGCTAGATCCTAAAGGAAGAAAAGAAATAATGAATACGATAAATGAAGTCAAAAATCAACAACAGCTGTCATTGATAACAATCACGCATGACTTGAATGAAATCACCCAAGCTGATCGAGTTATTGTTATGAATGAAGGAGAAGTATGGTTAGAAGCGACGCCAAGAGAAGTATTCGAAAAAGAGGATGCTTTGAAAGCAATTGGATTAGATATTCCGTTGGTAGCAAAAGTTGCAAATGAATTAGAAAAGATAGATGTTCTTTTAGAAAAACAACCACTAAACCTAGAGGAGTTACTTGAGGAATTATGGATATATCATTCAAAGCAGTGA
- the rplQ gene encoding 50S ribosomal protein L17 — MARKLGRTTDVRLALLRNLATDLIIHERIETTEAKAKDLRSVVEKMITLGKRGDLHARRQAAAYLYGSKTADNEDAVHKLFNDIATRYEERQGGYTRVLKLGARRGDGAKTAIIELV, encoded by the coding sequence ATGGCTAGAAAACTAGGCCGCACAACAGATGTGCGTTTAGCATTACTTCGAAATCTTGCTACTGACTTGATTATTCATGAACGTATAGAAACAACAGAAGCGAAAGCGAAAGATCTTCGTTCTGTAGTAGAAAAGATGATTACGCTTGGAAAACGCGGCGATTTACATGCTCGTCGTCAAGCAGCAGCTTATTTATATGGTTCTAAAACGGCGGATAATGAAGATGCAGTGCATAAGCTTTTTAATGATATCGCAACTCGTTATGAAGAACGTCAAGGCGGATATACACGTGTTTTGAAATTGGGAGCGCGTCGTGGTGACGGTGCAAAAACAGCAATTATTGAGTTAGTATAG
- the gerD gene encoding spore germination lipoprotein GerD, whose translation MIKKICMLSFTTLFILSACGGNGETSGSNQETYDTTKKMVTDILKTDEGKKAITDVLADEEMQKTYVIESQVLEDAISEALTSDKGKEFWNKMFSDQKFVEGFAQSMIDQQEAVIKGLMSDPEYQKKMLELLANPEMEKQITTVIKGQQFREHLQETIQETMNSPLFKAEMTDVILKAAEEMKASESKGGAASESEEGSG comes from the coding sequence ATGATTAAAAAAATATGTATGCTAAGTTTCACTACCTTGTTTATCCTTTCCGCTTGTGGAGGGAATGGCGAAACTTCTGGTAGCAATCAGGAAACGTATGATACCACAAAAAAAATGGTGACAGATATATTAAAAACAGATGAAGGTAAAAAGGCCATTACAGATGTCTTAGCCGACGAAGAAATGCAGAAAACGTATGTTATTGAGTCACAAGTACTAGAGGATGCCATATCAGAAGCACTAACCTCTGATAAAGGAAAGGAATTTTGGAACAAAATGTTCTCTGATCAAAAATTTGTTGAAGGCTTTGCCCAATCAATGATTGATCAACAAGAAGCTGTTATAAAAGGCTTAATGAGCGATCCAGAATACCAAAAGAAAATGCTTGAGTTACTGGCAAATCCAGAAATGGAAAAGCAAATAACAACTGTAATAAAGGGGCAACAATTCAGAGAACATTTACAAGAAACAATACAAGAAACGATGAACTCTCCTTTATTTAAAGCAGAAATGACTGATGTTATTTTAAAAGCGGCTGAGGAAATGAAAGCATCAGAAAGTAAAGGAGGAGCTGCGTCAGAGTCAGAAGAAGGCAGTGGATAA
- the rplM gene encoding 50S ribosomal protein L13, with the protein MRTFMENVKDVERKWLVVDAEGQTLGRLASEVATLLRGKHKVTYTPHVDSGDHVIIINAEKIHLTGNKLNDKMYYRHSNHPGGLKSRNADEMRTKYPEQMLELTVKGMLPKGSLGRNMNKKLHVFRGSEHTHQAQQPEVYQLRG; encoded by the coding sequence ATGCGCACTTTCATGGAAAATGTAAAGGATGTAGAACGCAAATGGCTTGTAGTTGATGCAGAAGGTCAAACACTTGGTCGTTTAGCGAGTGAAGTAGCTACTTTACTTCGCGGCAAGCATAAAGTAACATACACACCGCATGTTGATTCTGGTGACCATGTCATCATTATAAACGCAGAGAAAATTCACTTAACTGGTAATAAATTAAATGACAAGATGTACTACCGTCATTCTAATCACCCAGGTGGATTAAAGTCTCGTAATGCAGACGAAATGCGAACTAAATATCCAGAACAAATGTTAGAGCTTACGGTAAAAGGAATGCTTCCAAAAGGTAGCCTTGGTCGTAACATGAACAAGAAATTACATGTATTCAGAGGTTCAGAACATACTCATCAAGCACAACAACCAGAAGTATATCAACTTCGCGGTTAA
- the truA gene encoding tRNA pseudouridine(38-40) synthase TruA: protein MKRIMCVVSYDGTNYAGYQIQTNGIAIQAKIQDALKLMHKGTAVQITSSGRTDAGVHAVGQVFHFDTFLSIPSDNWKRALNTLLPDDIHINSVKEVDNNFHARYDSVSKEYRYLVLNSPEPDLFKRNHILHVKDKLDVRAMQEACQWIEGEHDFSAFCSAKTDLKGSKIRTVYQVTCEQQGDQITFIFRGSGFLYNMVRILVGTLIGIGKGVHRPEEMKEMIESKSREKAGITAPPNGLYLWRVRYLE from the coding sequence ATGAAACGAATTATGTGTGTCGTAAGTTATGATGGGACAAATTATGCTGGTTATCAAATTCAAACAAATGGGATAGCGATCCAAGCAAAAATACAAGATGCACTTAAGTTGATGCACAAAGGGACAGCAGTGCAAATTACTTCTTCTGGAAGAACCGATGCCGGCGTCCATGCTGTGGGACAAGTCTTTCACTTTGATACCTTTTTATCGATTCCATCTGATAATTGGAAAAGAGCACTCAACACTCTGTTGCCGGATGATATTCACATTAATTCTGTAAAAGAAGTAGATAATAATTTCCATGCGCGATATGATTCCGTTTCAAAAGAATACCGTTATTTGGTTTTAAATAGCCCAGAACCTGATTTATTTAAAAGAAATCATATTTTACATGTTAAAGATAAGTTAGATGTAAGAGCTATGCAAGAAGCATGTCAATGGATAGAAGGGGAACATGATTTCTCAGCATTTTGTTCAGCAAAAACAGACCTAAAAGGTAGCAAAATTCGAACAGTTTACCAAGTTACTTGTGAGCAACAAGGCGATCAAATCACGTTCATTTTCAGAGGAAGTGGTTTTTTATATAATATGGTTCGGATATTAGTAGGAACATTGATTGGGATTGGTAAGGGTGTACATCGGCCTGAAGAAATGAAGGAAATGATTGAAAGTAAAAGTCGCGAGAAGGCGGGTATAACTGCCCCTCCAAATGGACTATATTTATGGAGAGTAAGATATCTAGAGTGA
- the cwlD gene encoding N-acetylmuramoyl-L-alanine amidase CwlD yields MNQVSKVILWISGAVLLVILIQYPIQQSTDSWDSWSLPMAGQVIVLDPGHGGVDGGAVGADETLEKDITLTVTKKLRDYLQQSGALVYITRETDRDLAADDTNGIARRKVEDIKNRVAFIEEKDPDFFVSIHLNAIPSTEWSGAQSFYYPTNEKSKSLAKNIQSEIKRNLENTNREALALNGMYLLKHTEQPGALVEIGFLSNTHERELLKTQAYQTKMAASIYEGILNYLTVESE; encoded by the coding sequence ATGAATCAAGTAAGTAAGGTAATCTTATGGATAAGTGGTGCCGTTTTGTTGGTAATTTTAATTCAGTATCCTATTCAGCAATCAACAGATTCATGGGATTCTTGGTCACTTCCCATGGCTGGTCAAGTTATTGTTTTAGACCCTGGTCATGGTGGAGTCGATGGTGGTGCTGTTGGAGCTGATGAAACATTAGAAAAGGATATTACCTTAACTGTAACTAAAAAATTACGTGATTATCTGCAGCAATCAGGTGCATTGGTATATATAACAAGAGAAACTGATCGTGACTTGGCTGCTGATGATACAAATGGTATAGCACGACGTAAAGTAGAAGATATAAAAAATAGAGTGGCGTTTATTGAAGAAAAAGATCCGGACTTCTTTGTGAGCATTCATTTAAATGCAATCCCTTCCACAGAATGGTCAGGTGCGCAATCATTTTATTATCCAACTAATGAAAAAAGTAAGAGCCTAGCAAAGAATATACAAAGTGAAATTAAACGAAATTTAGAAAATACAAATCGAGAAGCATTGGCTTTAAATGGTATGTATTTGTTAAAGCATACAGAACAACCTGGTGCTTTAGTAGAAATAGGATTCTTATCTAACACGCATGAAAGAGAATTGTTAAAAACACAAGCTTATCAAACGAAAATGGCAGCCAGCATTTATGAAGGGATTTTAAATTATCTTACAGTTGAGAGTGAATAG
- the rpsI gene encoding 30S ribosomal protein S9 — MAQVQYYGTGRRKSSTARVRLVPGTGRIIVNKRDAEDYFPYETLRTIIKQPLASTETEGTYDVLVNVHGGGFTGQAGAIRHGVSRALLEADPEYRAVLKSAGFLTRDSRMKERKKYGLKGARRAPQFSKR, encoded by the coding sequence GTGGCACAAGTACAATACTACGGTACCGGTCGACGTAAAAGTTCAACTGCTCGTGTACGTTTAGTTCCAGGAACTGGACGTATCATCGTAAACAAACGTGATGCGGAAGACTACTTCCCATACGAAACATTACGTACAATTATTAAGCAACCTTTAGCTTCAACAGAAACTGAAGGAACTTATGATGTTTTAGTAAATGTTCATGGTGGAGGTTTCACTGGTCAAGCTGGAGCAATTCGTCACGGTGTTTCACGTGCGTTGTTAGAAGCAGATCCAGAATATCGCGCTGTACTAAAGAGCGCTGGATTCTTAACTCGTGATTCTCGCATGAAGGAACGTAAGAAGTATGGTCTTAAAGGCGCACGTCGCGCACCACAGTTCTCAAAACGTTAA
- a CDS encoding energy-coupling factor transporter transmembrane component T family protein, with protein MNNAFLIGQYVPSNSMIHRLDPRTKIMMIFLFVIFVFFANSIESYAWLIAFAVSAAVATKIRLPFIIKGLTPVWFLVIFTFILHLIVTKEGSVLFEVFSYPIYSGAVTQGTAISFRFILLILVTSLLTLTTTPIEITDAIESLLHPLNKIKFPVHELALMMSISLRFIPTLMQETEKISKAQASRGVDFRTGPVKDRIQAIVPLLVPLFVSAFKRAEELAMAMEARGYRGGEGRTKLRELKIEKRDILSMIVFALVIVILFLLRN; from the coding sequence TTGAATAATGCATTTCTAATAGGACAGTATGTACCCAGTAATTCAATGATACATCGACTAGATCCACGAACAAAAATTATGATGATTTTTCTATTTGTTATTTTCGTGTTTTTTGCGAATTCTATTGAAAGTTATGCATGGTTAATTGCATTTGCGGTTAGTGCTGCAGTCGCTACAAAAATAAGGTTGCCGTTTATTATAAAAGGCCTGACACCTGTTTGGTTTTTAGTTATATTTACATTTATCCTACATTTAATTGTTACAAAAGAAGGATCTGTTCTTTTCGAGGTCTTTTCTTATCCTATTTATAGTGGCGCGGTTACTCAAGGAACTGCTATTTCTTTCCGGTTTATTTTACTTATATTGGTAACTTCACTATTAACTTTAACAACTACACCTATAGAAATAACTGATGCAATCGAAAGTTTATTACACCCATTAAACAAGATTAAATTCCCTGTTCATGAATTAGCTTTAATGATGTCAATTTCATTACGATTTATTCCTACTCTCATGCAGGAGACAGAGAAGATCTCAAAAGCCCAGGCTTCCAGGGGTGTGGATTTTAGGACGGGCCCAGTTAAAGATAGGATACAAGCAATTGTACCTTTACTTGTCCCTTTATTCGTTAGTGCCTTTAAGCGTGCAGAAGAATTAGCAATGGCAATGGAGGCCCGTGGATACCGTGGCGGTGAGGGTCGAACAAAACTAAGAGAATTAAAGATTGAAAAACGAGATATCTTATCCATGATCGTATTTGCCCTTGTGATAGTTATCTTATTTTTGTTAAGAAATTAA
- the pdaB gene encoding polysaccharide deacetylase family sporulation protein PdaB, with protein sequence MNYFFIVKLKRIKRVGLLVFLALFTALFLWIESESDFSVFSTKDNPAALSKGDPNDSSIALTFNISWGSEMVEPTLEKLKAHDVKATFFIIGEWAEHHPDLLEKIEADGHEVGMMGYRYKSYLQQDIEEVRKDLAKASEIFTVLGYPDLSLLRTPSGHLNEEVLELAENQGYDVIQWNINPRDWENPGTDKIIDHVMTNTDNGDIILLNASDSVKQTPDALETILPGLKEKGFSFVTISEIITRAKALNEEVD encoded by the coding sequence ATGAACTATTTCTTTATAGTTAAGTTAAAAAGAATTAAACGGGTTGGTTTATTAGTTTTTTTAGCTCTTTTCACTGCTTTATTTTTATGGATTGAATCTGAAAGTGATTTTTCTGTATTCTCAACAAAGGATAATCCAGCCGCTTTAAGTAAAGGAGACCCAAATGATTCCTCTATTGCACTAACTTTTAATATAAGTTGGGGGAGCGAAATGGTTGAACCTACACTTGAAAAATTAAAAGCGCATGATGTCAAAGCAACCTTTTTTATAATTGGGGAATGGGCGGAACACCATCCAGACTTGCTTGAGAAGATTGAAGCCGATGGTCATGAGGTCGGCATGATGGGATATCGATATAAAAGCTATCTTCAACAGGATATAGAAGAAGTTAGAAAGGATCTTGCAAAAGCAAGCGAAATATTTACAGTATTAGGGTATCCAGACTTGTCCTTATTACGTACACCAAGTGGCCACCTAAATGAAGAAGTATTGGAGCTTGCTGAGAACCAAGGATATGATGTTATTCAGTGGAATATAAATCCACGTGATTGGGAAAACCCCGGTACCGATAAAATTATTGATCACGTCATGACAAATACCGATAATGGCGATATTATTCTTTTAAATGCATCTGATTCTGTTAAGCAAACACCTGATGCATTAGAAACAATTCTCCCAGGATTGAAAGAAAAGGGTTTTTCCTTTGTTACCATTTCCGAAATAATTACAAGAGCAAAAGCACTTAATGAAGAGGTCGATTAA
- the adhP gene encoding alcohol dehydrogenase AdhP, producing the protein MKAVVVSKDNNKLVEVSEIGLLRSIKNGEALVDIEYCGVCHTDLHVAKGDFGDVQGRILGHEGVGIVKEVASDVTSIKPGDRVSIAWFFEGCGHCEYCVTGEETFCREVKNAGYSVDGAMAEQCIVTADYAVKVPNGLDPKQATSITCAGVTTYKAIKVADVAPGEWIVIYGVGGLGNLAVQYAKKVFNARVIAVDVNDDKLALAKEVGADLIFNSKKEGDPAEWIQQEIRGAHAAVVTAVSKVAFNAAVNSVRPTSKVVAVGLPSETMDLAIVKTVLDGIQVIGSLVGTRKDLEEAFMFGAEEKVIPVVQARPLADINDIFKEMESGTIQGRMVLDLKNYFYAKNKSPLSNIGKRAF; encoded by the coding sequence ATGAAAGCAGTCGTTGTAAGTAAAGACAACAATAAGTTAGTAGAAGTTAGCGAAATAGGTCTACTTCGCTCCATTAAAAATGGAGAAGCCCTCGTAGACATTGAATACTGCGGAGTTTGTCATACGGACTTACATGTAGCTAAAGGTGATTTTGGCGATGTACAGGGTCGTATTCTTGGACATGAAGGTGTTGGAATTGTTAAAGAGGTCGCTTCTGATGTTACGTCTATAAAGCCAGGTGATCGTGTTAGTATTGCATGGTTTTTTGAAGGATGTGGACATTGTGAATACTGTGTAACAGGTGAAGAGACATTTTGTAGAGAAGTTAAAAATGCTGGCTACAGTGTTGATGGTGCAATGGCAGAACAATGCATTGTAACAGCTGATTATGCCGTTAAAGTTCCAAATGGTTTAGATCCTAAGCAAGCCACTAGTATTACTTGTGCCGGGGTTACTACCTATAAAGCAATTAAAGTTGCAGATGTGGCGCCAGGTGAATGGATAGTTATTTATGGCGTCGGGGGATTGGGTAATTTAGCTGTACAATACGCAAAAAAAGTATTTAATGCACGCGTTATTGCAGTTGATGTAAATGATGATAAATTAGCTTTGGCAAAAGAAGTTGGTGCTGATTTAATCTTCAATTCTAAAAAAGAAGGGGATCCCGCAGAATGGATTCAACAAGAAATAAGAGGTGCTCATGCTGCGGTGGTAACTGCCGTATCCAAGGTTGCATTTAATGCTGCTGTTAATTCTGTTCGCCCTACCTCTAAAGTTGTTGCAGTAGGACTTCCATCAGAAACAATGGACTTAGCAATTGTTAAAACCGTTTTAGATGGTATACAAGTAATCGGTTCCTTGGTTGGGACAAGAAAAGATTTAGAAGAAGCCTTTATGTTTGGTGCTGAAGAAAAAGTCATCCCGGTTGTCCAAGCACGTCCACTTGCAGATATTAATGACATATTTAAAGAAATGGAATCTGGAACTATTCAGGGAAGAATGGTGCTAGACTTAAAGAACTACTTTTATGCTAAAAACAAAAGCCCTCTTTCCAATATAGGAAAGAGGGCTTTTTGA
- a CDS encoding energy-coupling factor ABC transporter ATP-binding protein, with translation MDISFKAVSYTYQPNTPFEHHAIQNLSFHIPKGQFVAIVGHTGSGKSTLIQHLNGLVRPTKGEVTIGPYSLKPGVKLKEMKDLRRKVGVVFQYPEHQLFEETVEKDIAFGPKNFGVSPIEITNRIPEVMHAVQLPMDILKRSPFELSGGQMRRVAIAGVLAMNPEVLVLDEPTAGLDPRGQKDMMEMFHNLHHNKKLTTVLVTHSMEDALHYADSVIILDHGKKYMEGIPNEVFVQKDKLQMVQLDLPEIIHFLREMNEKFDLSIPYHKQTMEELAVEIKNCLKGDV, from the coding sequence ATGGATATATCATTCAAAGCAGTGAGTTATACATACCAACCAAATACACCGTTTGAACACCACGCCATACAAAACTTATCCTTTCATATACCTAAAGGCCAATTTGTAGCGATTGTTGGCCATACGGGATCAGGAAAATCGACTTTAATTCAACATCTTAATGGACTAGTTCGACCAACTAAAGGCGAAGTAACCATCGGACCATATTCGTTGAAGCCAGGCGTGAAATTAAAAGAAATGAAAGACTTGCGCAGAAAAGTAGGGGTAGTATTTCAGTATCCTGAGCACCAATTATTTGAAGAAACTGTAGAGAAGGATATAGCTTTCGGACCGAAAAATTTTGGTGTTTCCCCCATTGAGATTACTAATCGTATACCTGAAGTGATGCATGCTGTTCAGCTACCAATGGATATTTTAAAACGGTCCCCATTTGAACTTAGTGGCGGTCAGATGAGACGTGTAGCAATTGCTGGTGTGTTGGCTATGAATCCGGAAGTTCTTGTTTTAGATGAACCAACTGCAGGCTTAGATCCAAGAGGACAAAAAGATATGATGGAAATGTTCCATAACTTGCATCATAATAAGAAATTAACAACTGTTTTAGTGACGCATAGCATGGAAGATGCTTTGCATTATGCTGATTCTGTTATTATATTAGACCACGGTAAGAAGTACATGGAAGGCATACCTAACGAGGTGTTTGTACAAAAGGATAAATTGCAAATGGTTCAGTTAGACTTGCCAGAGATAATACATTTTTTGAGAGAAATGAATGAAAAGTTTGATCTTTCCATTCCATATCATAAACAAACGATGGAAGAACTAGCTGTCGAAATCAAGAATTGTCTGAAAGGAGATGTATAA
- a CDS encoding Mrp/NBP35 family ATP-binding protein: protein MLTKEQVIEKLDPVKDPFLHRTLAETGGVVEVIVKEEKEHISIKIAIAKPNTAEQMQLQQEVVKILKEAGVRTVGLRFSQLPDEVIEKFQPQDESALTLLSGNTKTKFLAIASGKGGVGKSTVTVNTAVALAELGKKVGIIDADIYGFSIPDMMGVEKGPTLKGNRIVPVERFGVQMISMGFFVEDNSPVIWRGPRLGKMLKSFFTEVEWDDLDYLLLDLPPGTGDVALSLHGMLPESKEIIVTTPHPTAAFVAARAGQMAIDTNHDIIGVIENMSYFESKVTGEREYVFGQGGGQKLADQLDTELIGQLPLAQPYHEEGSHSSIYQADHPIAKVYAEIASHIIEKF from the coding sequence TTGTTAACCAAAGAACAAGTGATAGAAAAATTAGATCCAGTCAAAGATCCATTTTTACATAGAACATTAGCAGAAACCGGTGGAGTTGTTGAAGTTATAGTTAAAGAGGAAAAGGAACATATTAGTATTAAGATAGCTATTGCTAAACCAAACACAGCTGAGCAAATGCAATTGCAACAGGAAGTTGTTAAGATACTTAAAGAAGCTGGTGTAAGAACAGTGGGCTTACGTTTCTCTCAACTACCTGATGAAGTGATAGAAAAATTCCAACCACAAGATGAATCAGCGCTAACATTATTAAGCGGGAACACAAAAACAAAGTTTTTAGCTATAGCGAGTGGAAAGGGTGGCGTCGGTAAATCGACTGTCACAGTTAATACAGCAGTTGCTTTAGCCGAATTAGGTAAGAAAGTCGGCATTATTGACGCAGATATTTATGGGTTTAGTATTCCAGATATGATGGGTGTAGAAAAGGGACCAACATTAAAAGGAAATCGCATTGTACCAGTTGAACGTTTTGGAGTACAAATGATCTCAATGGGATTTTTTGTTGAAGATAATTCTCCTGTTATTTGGCGTGGTCCTCGTTTAGGTAAAATGCTCAAGAGCTTTTTTACAGAGGTAGAATGGGATGATTTAGATTACTTGTTACTTGATCTTCCGCCAGGAACTGGAGATGTTGCATTATCATTGCATGGTATGCTTCCGGAATCAAAAGAAATAATAGTTACTACTCCTCATCCAACAGCAGCTTTTGTAGCGGCTCGCGCGGGCCAAATGGCTATTGATACCAATCATGATATTATTGGTGTAATTGAAAACATGTCCTATTTTGAGAGCAAGGTGACTGGTGAACGTGAGTATGTATTTGGACAAGGTGGCGGACAAAAGTTAGCTGACCAACTTGATACAGAGTTAATCGGTCAGCTTCCGTTAGCTCAACCTTACCATGAAGAAGGCTCTCATTCATCGATATACCAAGCGGATCATCCTATAGCTAAAGTCTATGCAGAGATTGCTTCGCATATTATAGAAAAATTTTGA